A stretch of DNA from Glycine max cultivar Williams 82 chromosome 18, Glycine_max_v4.0, whole genome shotgun sequence:
CTGCAGACTGTATTGGAGATATGTCTAAAAAGGCCTGGGAAAGCATTATAGGGGCTGCATTAAGTTCTTTCAACAGATTGTACAGCAACAGTAACCATGGAGCTGATGAAACTGGAAAGTTTTTAAGTCTTGCAAAACGATATAAATCATCTCCACAAGTGTTGTTTGCTGTTGCTGGTTATTTGGAATTCAAGCATGGGTAGGTGAACATATGTTTATGTTAATTGCTTCCAGACATTTCTTCTTGTTTTCCAACCAAATTAATCCCTTAAATTAAAGTGTTAGTCAATTTGGtacttgaaattataaaaatgtcatttaTTTCCTAAAATTACCACAAGTCAttttagtgtatatatatatatatatatatatatttgtaatttgaGGACTAAAAATGACCATCATTGTTTGGTAGTGCTAGGGACTAAAATGTACACCGTTCAATAATTTTAGGGtactaaaatgacatttttgtaatattagGGACTAAATTGACCACTTTACATAATTTCAAGAAATAATTTTGTGTATTTGTCTCTACCAATTCTATAGTAGTCCCATTTTGTCAATAGGTGTATTAGTAGTTATAGCTCTGTACTTGTGTAACCCTCTCACTTGCATATCACAGTTCTTTGTTGGAAGACGCTGTGTATAGAATTTATCATCCAGAGCTTGAAGAAAAGACTGCAGATGCAGTGGCAACATTTTCTGATAATTTACATCATTCAGACAAGGAGATTCGCATTTCAACTCTTAAAATACTTTGTCACTATAAACCTTTGGGTTGGGAAAATTCTTCAGTGGATCAGCCAGTTGCTAAGAAAAGGAAAACTGAAGTTTCTCCAACTCTAAATGTCGAATGCACAGAAAATAATGTATGTATCTTACTATCTTTTATATTCTGTTCCGCTTTTTTAACTTAAGCTTCAGTATGTCAGTGTGCTTTTTGGTGAAATGACAGGCTCTGCTGTTGCTCCTTTCTATTGAAACAACTCCTATTTCAATTTCTTCAAGCAGAAGCATTCAGCTATTCATTTCCAAAATACAGATGGAACTATCTGCTGGAAGGATTCCTAATGTTTATGTGCCTCTTGTTTTGAACGGATTGTTTGGCATCTTGAATAATCGATTTAGCTACTTATGGAATCCCGTATTAGAATGTATTGCTGTCTTGATTAGCCTACATTTTTTACGTGTATGGGATAGCCTTGTTGCTTATCTAGAAAGGTGCCAAACAATTTTTGATACCCCTTCTAACTTGCACGGGAGTGTCAATGGTGCATTGTTTGATCAGCCAGCTGGTacgtttgaattttatttacacCATCCATAATGTTCCTCAGTTCTTCCCCATTTTGCGTACAGGATGTCATAGGCGTGAGACTTGGACACTATTTTATATGTAATTGGTTAATTGTTGGTGAATTGGACGTGAGTTCAATATATTCtgtgaaattataattaattagtttgcaTTTAGCTTAGTTGGTAATAACCCAAATAAAAAGTTGATGTGttagattttgtaatttttttcttcaaaaacttcaaattcctaacttttattttttacaatatatagaaaaataacaaaaatttaattattactattttggTGGGTGTTATGTAAGGAAAAGTTGCCATTTAAGTTCTCGACTTTTGAGATTATATTCATGATCTGCCATCCTGCAGGCCTGGTAATCAAGTTGATTTTGTTTCTCAGGTTTAGTTGATTGTTTCAAATTGTTTGTCTATCATGCATCTGATAGCACACCATCTGTAACAATATTAGCATTATTGCTGCAAGCTTTGCAAAAAATTCCAACTGTTATTGAACCTCGCTCTCGGCAATTCATTCCtttatttttgaagtttttGGGATATCCTGATCTTGTAAGGTAAATATTTACTGTATTTTGTCTCTTTCATGAAGCATGACATTGAACTATATGAACATCTTAAGCTTGACTTAAATTACCatgtttgacaattttttttcatttgcaaAATGAAATTGCAGTGTGGGATTGTTTGATTCTCATGCTTGTAAAGGGAAAGAGTGGAAGGCCATCTTAAAAGAATGGTTAAATTTGTTGAAGCTGATGAAAAATCCCAAGTCATTTTACTGTGGCCAGTTTCTTAAGGATGTTCTGCAGCATAGGTTGATGTGCAATTCAATTATGTATCTTATACTGCAATGTTTCTTTCACATGGTCTTCTATTttaaacatacttttttttcctttctgttTTTGGGTATTTGGCAGGcttttagaagaaaatgataCTGAAATACAGATGAGAGTTTTGGATTGCCTGTTAATCTGGAAGGATGATTATATTTTACCATATGTTGAACATTTAAGAAACTTGATTAGTTCAAAAAATTTAAGGGAGGAACTGACAACATGGAGTTTATCGAGAGAATCTGAAATAATTGAAGAATGCCACCGGGCTTATCTTGTGCCATTAGTTATCCGTCTTTTGATGCCGAGAGTAAGAAAGTTGAAAGGACTTGCATCTCGAAAGGTATACTCAATTTGAGTATCTTGAGGTTGTTTTATATTTCTgtcatcctattttttttttgtcacacaTGCTTTTCATTTGCCTTTAACTTTGTAGACTAatcatttgtcatttttttatttgtcagaAAGCAAGCATTTGTCATCGGAAATCTATTCTTAGTTTCATAGCTGGACTTGATGTTGTTGAGCTGCCTCTTTTCTTTGCACTACTGATAAAGCCCTTGCAAATAGTGAAGAAAACTGATGGGCCTGCTAACTTGTTTTGGACTTCAGATAAAGTTTCTATTGATGAATTTCAAGCTGATGCTTTGTTGGAATATTTTACTTTGGACAATATAGCAAACCTATCCTGGAAAAAGAAATATGGTTTTTTGCATGTCATTGAAGACATTATTGGggtttttgatgaattgcatatCAGGCCTTTTCTTGATCTACTGGTGGGGTGTGTTGTTCGGTTATTGGAGAGCTGCACTTCAAGTCTCCATGCAAATTTGAATGGGCTTCCTTCAGATCAGCACAATTGTAGCACTAGCTCAAATTCTCTTGGGGAGGACAGTGTGCCAACAAACCAAACCCAGGTAAAATTATGTTCATGGTTTCATGCTGAATGCAAATTTTAATGTGTAGTGAACTATCTAAGTGAACTTGAGAATGAAATAAATGTTTCAGGGTAGATGTTGGCACAAATAGTGATTAGCACTGGCATTTGGTGTGCttgaataaaattaactttttttatcaacttttgTGGGATAAGAGCTAAggctttgtttttcttgttgttgAATCTTTTGTGGATGTTTTAGTGGCAGTGATGGTTGCTTTGCTATGTTGCTTGTTATAATTGTCTCCTTCTTGTTGCTTGATGGCAACTAAAACTAGATTAACTGAGCTACTGGATGTGGATGGAATCATAACTTTTCCTTCTTATGATCTTTATTGTCTGTTTTATTGAATATTctagtttttaatttgtttgtgcAGATTAATGGTACTTTGAACCAGCTGAAGGATATGAGATCTCTGTGCCTGAAAATTATTTCCCTTGTACTCAATAAGTACGAAGATCATGAATTTAGTTCTGATTTGTGGGACAGATTCTTTTCTGCAGTAAAACCGCTGgttgataaatttaaacaagAGGCTGCTAGTAGCGAGAAACCAAGTTCACTGTTATCTTGCTTTTTGGCCATGAGTGCAAACAATAAACTTGTAGCACTATTATACAGGAAAGAAAGTCTTGTACCTGATATATTTTCCATTATCTCTGTCAATTCAGCTTCTGAAGCTGTTATATATTGTGTTCTAAAGTTTGTTGAAAACTTATTAAGCCTTGACAATGAGTTTAATGATGAAgacaattctgctcaaagagttTTACTTTCAAATATTAAAGTACTGATGGACAGCATGTGCTGTTTATTTGGAAGTGATAATGCAATCAAGAGGTATATTAGTTCTATTTGCTTAAGCTCTCTCAATTTTAGTTGccaaattaattagtttaaccaTGTAAGTGTGCATGTTGCTGCTAACTCAATACTCAGTCTCTGCATTTGGTTTGGTAATTGTATTTTACTCCTACACAATATAAAGTAACTGTTAACAATGATACAAAATACCCTGTGGTTCTCTATGCAAGAAAGAATTTTTACAGTCTAGTTGATAAGGGGCAGTGATGAATGGTAGCTGTAAGGAGCATGAGGTAAACAAAAATTGTAAGTGTCACATGTGATTAAGTATCTACAATCTCCATAATCAAGCTCAAATACAAGCATCTAGGAAGGGCCTTTGGACAATCAATTTTCCCATCTAGACCAATGCTGAAAATATAGATCTGAATGAAAACTGATAACTGGTCATTAGTGTGTCAAGCAGttgttttttgttaattaagggTTGCTGTTATTCTGGGTGTCTGAGAGCTTTACCTGTTTGTGGTATATATTAGATATAAACAATGGTGCACTTTCACCTAACAACTTAAGCATTTTAGGAGAATTGGTCCTTGACATATATTAGTGTCTCTATGACCAAGTGGTTAGGAGTTCCTTGTTGCTTCCattcttataataaaatttgactTCATGCAAAGGTAGTGGGCCTGTGCTTCAAGGCCAAAGGCCCCAGTGTGAGGGAGCGTGTTAGCATAAAATCATTTATGTGCTTTCTGCTTAAGCTTTTAGGAAGTTGGTCCTTGACAGTTTAGAAATAGAGAACAAAGACTATATAATGGCATAGTAGAAAGGAGGTAAGCAGTGAAGTTTATCAATAGGATTAGGATTGCAAGTGGAACAAATACCTTTGCATAATTTATTTGGAAGTTTCTAGTGCATGAGGCAGGGCAGGAGATTGGGCAAACACAATctgattatttgaaaaataacaaGATTATGTACTAACATACTCAGGAAATGTGTTGACatgataattttatcatatgaaAGTCTGATgccttattatattttttttattgcatattATGTATGAAATAAACAACATTCTTTTATGTATGAGAACACATGTAGGAGAATGAGGAGTTGAGCACTTAAtgttttgctctcttttttcttgGACAGAAAGCTGATCAAATCTCCTGGTGAGACAGTAATaagaattttagaatttttgccCAAGTACATCAGCGAGGCAGAGTTGGCAAAGCAGTTTGTGGACATATTGCTTCTGTTCTTggaaaataaaactcaaaattCTGGTGAGAGAATAGTGTATATCCACACTTGTTCTCTTTTCATCCTTTGCCTTTTTGACAACTTAATTTCTGCATTAATACTGAAACTCTCTTGGTTATAGATGTTAGGGTTGAAGCTTTGCAAGTCATTCAAAATATTATACCGATACTAGGACATGGAAGTACCGCTAAAATTCTAAGTGCTGTTTCTCCCTTATATATTTCGGCTGAGTTGGATATGCGTTTGAGAATATGTGATCTTCTTGATGCTCTTGTAGCTTCTGATGCATCTTTACTCTCAGTGGTAATCCCTGTTCTTTTGTCTCCCTTGATCCATGCATATTTCTTTCGAAAAAAACCATACCACATTCcctgtttctttaatttttctctacTATTTTATTGGGATGCAGGCAAAACTTCTTCGACAGCTGAATGCAACATCTACTTTGGGTTGGCTTGATCATGATGCCATTTTAAATGCTTACGGAATCATTAATACTGATTTCTTCAGAAGCGTTCAAGTGGAGCATGCATTACTTATTTTATCACATTGTGTGCATGACATGTCATCAGAAGAAACAACTTTTATGTTTAGTGCATATAGTTCATTGCTgtcttttgttgatttttctGCTCATATCCTTTGCCAAGAAGGAAACAGTGAAGAACAGTTGTCAGTGATGAGAAACACTGATAGTTGTTGGACAAAATCTTGCATCCAGCGTACAGCAAAGAAATTTCTCTTGAAGCATATGGCAGATGCGATGGACGGATCACTTTCAGTTATAAAGGTATTTGTTAAACTTCAgtcataaatcatttttaagtgTTAGGTACTGTATCATAATTATATGAAGTTCCATCATATATGTGCATATAGTTGGCCTTTTTCCTATGTCTGCCTTTGTGGCAGCACACGTCTGTCTCACATATAAGTGGGCAAATTTGTTGCCATTCCTACTTTTTATCATTGCAAGGATAATGAGAATAGTAAATTGGCATAAATACTATGTTTATTTCTATTTGAAAATGTAagcttaaattataaataaatagttgtatatttatgtttttactttttacactGGTTTATGTTGTTGCAGGGATGGATAAAATTGTTACATCAAATGGTGTTGAAGCTTCCGGAAGTGTCAAACCTCAAATCACTTATGGTCTTGTGCAATGAGGATGGTGAAGTGAATTTTTTTGACAATATAACTGACTCGGTGGTATGTTTTTATTCCAAACATTTCATGGCTATATGTTTActgtcattattttctaatgaaACAGTTTTCTTCTGCTTTTGCttattataaactttaattCTTGTTATTCATTTGTTAGTTCTTTAGTTCTGGTGTAGTTATTTAAATGCTTGCAGAATGTCTCATGTAAGTACAATTGATGTTGCAGATACGTAAGAGAGTCAAGGCATTGTCTTGGTTTCGGAATGTTATCAGTGTGAACAAGTTTTCAGAGGTAGTAACTTTATCCTTTCAAATGAAAGTATTTTTCCTAGTTactgaaatttaattattttattgtttactaCCAGTTCATCACTGAGAAAGTGTTCATGCGACTCTTCTTCAACATGTTGTATGATGAGAAAGAAGGAAAGGCAGAACATATGAAAAATGCATGCATAGAAACCATTGCTTCTGTATCTGGTCAGATGGGATGGAAGTCATACTATGCATTATTGATCAGATGTTTTTGGGGTGCATCCCGTAGTCCAGACAAACAGAAACTCTTCATACGCCTGATTTGCAgtattttggataaatttcacttttcagaAGTTCCTCACAATAAAGAACCTAAGGAATCTTTGGGTGGAGTTTCTGACATGGATATAACTGATACTGATGTGAACAAAGAGATACAGACATGCCTGTATAAAGTTGTGCTTCCAAAGATACAGAAGTTACTGAATTCTGATTCTGAAAAAGTCAATGTAAATATCAGTCTTGCTGCACTGAAGTTACTTAAATTACTTCCAGGAGATGTGATGGACTTGTATCTTCCAACAATTGTTCATCGAATTTCAAACTTCTTGAAGAGCCATCTAGAAAGCATTCGTGATGAAGCCAGGTCGGCATTGGCTACTTGTTTGAAAGAACTTGGATTGGAATACTTGCAATTTATTCTCAAGGTTTTGCAATCTACCTTGAGACGAGGATATGAACTTCATGTCTTAGGATACacgcttaattttattttgtccaaGTGTCTTTCAAGTCCAGTTGCTGGAAAGATAGATTACTGTTTGGAGGATCTGCTTTCTGTGATAGAGAATGACATTCTTGGAGATGTTGCTGAGCAAAAGGAGGTGGAAAAGATAGCttcaaaaatgaaagaaacaaggaggaaaaaatcatttgaaagcTTGAAATTGGTGGCCCAAAATGTAACATTCAAAAGCTATGCACTGAAGCTCCTTGCACCAGTGACTGCTCATTTGAAGAAGCACATCACACcaaatgtaaaaggaaaattggAAAATATGTTGCAACATATAGCTACTGGTATTGAAAGCAACCCCTCTGTAGATCAGACTGatctatttatatttgtttatggCATTATTGAAGATGGATTAAATGACGAAATTGGTTGGCACGAGAATAAATTGTTGAAATTGGAAGGCAAAGATAGCCGTATTAATGCCAAAAGAATTTCTACAGGCCATGTAGTTGCTAATGGCTTATTGTGTTCACACCTTATTACAGTGTTTGGTCTCAGAATATTTCATAAGCGAATGAAGAGTATGAAACAGGatgtaaaagatgaaaatacttTATCCTTATTAGACCCTTTTGTCAAGCTATTATGTGATGGCTTATGCTCTAAGTATGAGGATATCTTATCTACTTCCCTTGGGTGCCTTGCTATACTGGTAAAGTTGCCTTTACCATCCCTTCAACAACATGCTGAGAGAGTAAAGGCTGCTCTGTTGGATATTGCTCATGGTTCGGTGAACTCTATCAGTCCTTTAATGCAGTCTTGCTTGACTTTGCTGACTGTGCTTTTGAGGAACACTAAAATTTCTCTCACCTCAGAtcaaataagtttattaattcaTCTTCCTATATTTCTTGATCTTGAAAAAAATCCATCGTTGGTGGCCCTGTCACTTCTAAAGGGAATTGTCAGTCGCAAGATGGTGGTACCTGAGATATATGATCTTGTTACTACGGTTGCTGAACTGATGGTGACAAGTCAAATGGAACCCGTTCGCAAAAAATGCAGTAAAATTCTGTTGCAGTTTCTGCTTGATTATCGACTTTCAGAGAAACGCTTGCAACAACATCTTGATTTCCTGCTCTCAAATTTGAGGCAAGTGTTTcagctagtttttttttgttattaatattatattttctttttcaaagatTGATTTTAGCCGTGTGGATGTTTTAATCCTTTACAGGTATGAACATTCAACTGGACGGGAATCTGTTCTTGAAATGATTCATGCTATTATTGTCAAATTTCCAAGAAGTGTTTTGGATGAACAATCACATATATTGTTTGTCCATTTGGTAGCGTGCTTAGCCAATGACAATGATAATATTGTTCGTTCTATGAGTGGGGCTGCTATAAAGAAGCTCATTAGTTCTGTTAGTCCTAATTCACTTAAATCTATTCTTGAGTATGCTCTTTCTTGGTATTTGGGTGGCAAGCAGCAACTATGGGGTGCAGCTGCTCAGGTAATGTTCTCTAAAATGTCTTGtgaatcataaatttattagaaagcataaatttcaatattataTCACCtcaatatattgatattttttttgggtttgcTTGTAATGTGCCATGGTCTTACCATATCATGCTTATGTGGTGTCTTttgtagttaatatttttttgttccttGGGTTTGCTTGTAATATGAtaggaagaactgttggaaatACAAGCATTACTTTCTGACCAAATATTCCAAAGGACAGTATAGATGCCATGTTGgcataaaatgtttatttctgTACTCCTATTACATCACATGTTTAATGGAAAGAAATGAGTCTAAACTCGGATGACACACCTAACAGTTACCAAAAAATTCCTAATACAATGGCTGCAGAGCATTACATTAAATGACTGGTGTTTGCAAGTAGAACCACACCTAGTGCACTTTATTGAAGAAAGAGCTTTGTGTAGTGTATGAATAGTAATTAGTATTAATGATGCTCAGAACTACTGTTCAAAGGAAATACTTGATGTTGGGATTTAGATAGCTTTGGTTTTTCATATAGGATTGTCACAGGAATCTTTCTCCACAAAGTAAGAAACTGGAGGAAAGACTTGCTTTGGTAATCACAGGAAGAATCAAGAACCAATCcattttgtgtttgatttaattccatttttttgtttgacattAATCATGAAAATTATTTCAGCAtagaacatttttaatttttcctgtCAGCATCATTCATATTGACCTCTGAAATTGCCGATACAGGTTCTGGGGCTGCTGattgaagtaaaaaagaaaggatttcaggaacatataaattgtattttgCCTGTGACTAAACACATCTTGCATTCTGCCGTAGATGCAGTTACTAACAGGCAAGAGGGCTTTTCTGCTGAATCTGCCATTCCGCTTTGGAAGGAGGCATACTATTCTCTTGTTATGTTAGAGAAGATGATTAATCAGTTCCGTGATTTATGCTTTGCAAAGTATCTTGAGGTAAATCTCTGtgtctaataaatatatttggatTCAGACATTGACATGTATATATGCATTGCTTATGACATGACATGTAGTCTACGAAATCTCTTTATAAAAAAGGCCATGTGGATTGCTAGCTGGCTCATTTGAGTCTGTAATTTTATTTGACTTTGGGTTTTGGCTGGAGTTATGAAGGAAAAGGAATGGTTAAAGTTGTTAGAAATACAACTAAAATGAACTATTTGATTTTGGGTTTTGATAGGATGAGCTATTTGGTAATTAATCGGAACAAACTAAAACCTTAAGCTGTTACTGCTAGGCCTATGCATGGTTTTATCATTTGTGTCTTTAACATGCTCAGATGAAAGAATTTTTGGGCTTGAAGCATGTAAAATTCATAGATCCAACCCCTTGTGCTGCAATTTTAATCTTGTTAAGAACAATGGAATGACAAGGTTCTGATACCATGTCTTGTAATAACTCTTCTATAAACTCACTGCTGGGTGGAAGCTCTATACTGTAGAGTGTAGGCAGTTTTTTCCTGCCATACAAGCACTAATGTGGGAATAATCAAAACTTTACCATTTAACTTTCCACTCTTCAGTTTCCCACATTTCATAGCAAGCACTCTGACATGTTGACATGTAATATTTTGTACAGACATTTCAGGATATATGGGAAGCAATATCTGAGATGCTGTTGCACCCGCATTCATGGATACGCAACAGATCAGTTCGCCTTGTAGCCCTATACTTTGCACGTGCAACAGATGTTAGCAGAGAAACTAATGGAAGCTCCTTAAgaagttattttattatgagTCCAAGTAGACTATTTTTAATAGCCACTTCTCTTTGCTGCCAACTAAAAATGCCATTCATAAATGATGCTGACAGCAGCCTGATGACCCAGAATATTGTCTTTGCTATCTGTGGTGTGCATTCTTTGATGGGGCAAAATGCATGTATAGATCCCCCTGCATTCTGGTCTACTCTTGAGCAACAAGAAAAGGATCGGTTTCTTAAAGCTTTTGACTTGCTTGAttcaagaaaaggaagaagcatGTTCATGtcctcatctttctcttctatATATGAAGATAACAATCAGCTGAATGTTGACAATGCTCAACGTGCACTAGTCTCATTATTGCTCCGGAAAATGGGGAAGATTGCCCTCCAAATGgatgttattcaggttggtacACAAGCTCTTTGCATGTGCATTCTTTAGTCTTGTTCATTGTGCCTATGATTAATATTATATCCTATTTCTCTTGCTTAACACAGATGGGAATAGTCTTCAACAGTTTTGGGAATATTATGGCGCAGATTAGTCAGGATGACTGCCAACACTATGCACACGTGATCTTGTTGCCTCTATATAAAGTTTGTGAAGGATTTGCGGGAAAAGTTGTTACTGGTTAGTTTTTCTAACTAGGATATGTAGAAATGCAGCCTAAATTTGCTTGTTTCCTCTCTTGTATTTCCTTAATTTTCTGTATAGTAGATAGTAGATAAATTCTAAGTTTGTGATAGGTAACCATCTTACTGAAATGTTGTGTAGAAttgttttttgtaaattttttgtatGGCTGGCTATGTTGTCCTATCAGAATCAGAATCCTCTCACATTACTAACGTGAGAGGGTCATGTTATGGGACAGAAAGATACCATAAAAAATCAATGGAGCCTACATAAATAAATGTGGGTCCTGCTATAATTTGTGTCTTTTTCCTAACATGATCCTTTCTTGTTATTAACGAGAGGGAGGATTCTGATCCATCCACCAAGACTTTCTTTACCTTTtatattccatattttttttggtgatggGGTGAGGGTGACTAGTCATGCCTAATGTTCTAATGTTTTGTTAATTGTTACTACTCTacctaatattttttgtttatcgcTTCTCTTCTTTCCTCTTCTAATTCTTTCTGACATATTACTGAGCATGGTTGTTTTTTACCAGATAATGTCAAGAAGTTGGCAGAAGACACCTGTAAAAAACTAGAGAATATTTTGGGTACTCAGAACTTTGTGCAAGTTTACAACCTTATCAGGAAGAACcttaaattgaaaagaaataagagGAGACAAGAAGAAAAGCTCATGGCCGTTATCAATCCGATGCGAAATGCCAAACGGAAGTTAAGAATTACTGCCAAGAATCGTGctaacaaaaagagaaagattaCGACAATAAAAATGGGGAGGTGGATGCGTTGATTGAAAGGAGGTGTGAGGAGAAATGTCCATATCTCTGTACCTCTAGTTTGGCACTGTGAGTGCTCCTGTATTGAGGTTTTCGTAAAATCACTGATCTTGCCATGAACCAAGATACTCCTGGAGATAATCTCGTTTGCTAAAAAATTGAGATGTGAGATGCCATCTTATGAATGTTCCATCTACGCAGGGTTTTCAGGTATAAATGAAGCCATGTCAATGTCACCTGGTTGTTTGAAGAAAAATGGTGGCTTTGTGGAATTTTCTTCATAATTTTCATGATAGATGGTAACAAACATatcttgtaaaagaaaaaaaaagtcaattcaCAGCTATAGCAGGCAGTTGTTGGTCAGCCTACTGTGCTTGAACTCTCCACTTATTTTTTAGTGTACAATAGTCAGCACTTCATACATACTACCAACTCAATTGGACTCTCCACTTATATATGCGGCTTGAAGCATGAATGATTCGCTTAACGAtacttatttatgaaaattgttTGTAGCGTATATCCAAATTTTTGCTGTACAGACTAGAGGATAAAAAGAA
This window harbors:
- the LOC100811612 gene encoding small subunit processome component 20 homolog; amino-acid sequence: MATASQARAVKSLNKSPGGRRFVFKSFSDRVDEIDINVYRSLDKVKAEPSEGSSFFRDCLIEWRELNTAEDFISLYEEIMPYTQTLPLVLLHKESLISKLLSRLHIKARLSLEPILRLIAALSRDLLEEFVPLLPRIVDSLVSLLESGGDREPDIIEQIFMSWSYIMMYLQKYLVRNPSEVLKVTSKLRYYPKEYVQQFMAEAMSFVLRNAPDEQLKRGIRRVIDDAVKKPSLCRESGVEALVFNIMKGHSSRFHSKAERVLQLLTSEAIYPIGDKADQDSMIILKIVKSVFKKLCEKMESKELDLVWNCIYKEVNECLNTGNSRHLRHILSVLVSAIKVQNGQKVSDYKPMLELVLLLVQTFIKPCGVIDSQEDIYLVVDKILKLMLAILKGLCNCNTSMISECAFKWAPIFESPPIFKSASSSLLRFIRELLQENLCLLHFRRNVISAMNDLMEISEEEVIHLLRSFCEKMQLDKQNSDFVDGTSEEAPLTRICSRLQEIICCWKGKINDIAHADVLCQIDEGVLALLWGAVSCYAHMCIVGANPSLMVELVDAVDNFLTVKSDCIGDMSKKAWESIIGAALSSFNRLYSNSNHGADETGKFLSLAKRYKSSPQVLFAVAGYLEFKHGSLLEDAVYRIYHPELEEKTADAVATFSDNLHHSDKEIRISTLKILCHYKPLGWENSSVDQPVAKKRKTEVSPTLNVECTENNALLLLLSIETTPISISSSRSIQLFISKIQMELSAGRIPNVYVPLVLNGLFGILNNRFSYLWNPVLECIAVLISLHFLRVWDSLVAYLERCQTIFDTPSNLHGSVNGALFDQPAGLVDCFKLFVYHASDSTPSVTILALLLQALQKIPTVIEPRSRQFIPLFLKFLGYPDLVSVGLFDSHACKGKEWKAILKEWLNLLKLMKNPKSFYCGQFLKDVLQHRLLEENDTEIQMRVLDCLLIWKDDYILPYVEHLRNLISSKNLREELTTWSLSRESEIIEECHRAYLVPLVIRLLMPRVRKLKGLASRKKASICHRKSILSFIAGLDVVELPLFFALLIKPLQIVKKTDGPANLFWTSDKVSIDEFQADALLEYFTLDNIANLSWKKKYGFLHVIEDIIGVFDELHIRPFLDLLVGCVVRLLESCTSSLHANLNGLPSDQHNCSTSSNSLGEDSVPTNQTQINGTLNQLKDMRSLCLKIISLVLNKYEDHEFSSDLWDRFFSAVKPLVDKFKQEAASSEKPSSLLSCFLAMSANNKLVALLYRKESLVPDIFSIISVNSASEAVIYCVLKFVENLLSLDNEFNDEDNSAQRVLLSNIKVLMDSMCCLFGSDNAIKRKLIKSPGETVIRILEFLPKYISEAELAKQFVDILLLFLENKTQNSDVRVEALQVIQNIIPILGHGSTAKILSAVSPLYISAELDMRLRICDLLDALVASDASLLSVAKLLRQLNATSTLGWLDHDAILNAYGIINTDFFRSVQVEHALLILSHCVHDMSSEETTFMFSAYSSLLSFVDFSAHILCQEGNSEEQLSVMRNTDSCWTKSCIQRTAKKFLLKHMADAMDGSLSVIKGWIKLLHQMVLKLPEVSNLKSLMVLCNEDGEVNFFDNITDSVIRKRVKALSWFRNVISVNKFSEFITEKVFMRLFFNMLYDEKEGKAEHMKNACIETIASVSGQMGWKSYYALLIRCFWGASRSPDKQKLFIRLICSILDKFHFSEVPHNKEPKESLGGVSDMDITDTDVNKEIQTCLYKVVLPKIQKLLNSDSEKVNVNISLAALKLLKLLPGDVMDLYLPTIVHRISNFLKSHLESIRDEARSALATCLKELGLEYLQFILKVLQSTLRRGYELHVLGYTLNFILSKCLSSPVAGKIDYCLEDLLSVIENDILGDVAEQKEVEKIASKMKETRRKKSFESLKLVAQNVTFKSYALKLLAPVTAHLKKHITPNVKGKLENMLQHIATGIESNPSVDQTDLFIFVYGIIEDGLNDEIGWHENKLLKLEGKDSRINAKRISTGHVVANGLLCSHLITVFGLRIFHKRMKSMKQDVKDENTLSLLDPFVKLLCDGLCSKYEDILSTSLGCLAILVKLPLPSLQQHAERVKAALLDIAHGSVNSISPLMQSCLTLLTVLLRNTKISLTSDQISLLIHLPIFLDLEKNPSLVALSLLKGIVSRKMVVPEIYDLVTTVAELMVTSQMEPVRKKCSKILLQFLLDYRLSEKRLQQHLDFLLSNLRYEHSTGRESVLEMIHAIIVKFPRSVLDEQSHILFVHLVACLANDNDNIVRSMSGAAIKKLISSVSPNSLKSILEYALSWYLGGKQQLWGAAAQVLGLLIEVKKKGFQEHINCILPVTKHILHSAVDAVTNRQEGFSAESAIPLWKEAYYSLVMLEKMINQFRDLCFAKYLETFQDIWEAISEMLLHPHSWIRNRSVRLVALYFARATDVSRETNGSSLRSYFIMSPSRLFLIATSLCCQLKMPFINDADSSLMTQNIVFAICGVHSLMGQNACIDPPAFWSTLEQQEKDRFLKAFDLLDSRKGRSMFMSSSFSSIYEDNNQLNVDNAQRALVSLLLRKMGKIALQMDVIQMGIVFNSFGNIMAQISQDDCQHYAHVILLPLYKVCEGFAGKVVTDNVKKLAEDTCKKLENILGTQNFVQVYNLIRKNLKLKRNKRRQEEKLMAVINPMRNAKRKLRITAKNRANKKRKITTIKMGRWMR